In Saccharicrinis fermentans DSM 9555 = JCM 21142, a genomic segment contains:
- a CDS encoding chorismate-binding protein, translated as MEKDDQSELLKYCIAHYIPFAIYNLPHSGEDVLVISKKVIEKDLNDVFSNDDTFVIAPFSLQQSKIICLNIDLQITSSKVNKSVWDEIKQISACPETNSVDSFYADYVDYTHQFSRLYEYIESGAISKAILSRIKRYSALDREKASAFYDTLSQTYPGAYTFMFYTPQTGLWTGASPEILFKAEQGQGTTVALAGTRKDNGQVNRNWDKKEMDEQQIVTDFVTGVLSKYGIENAQVKGPETIVAGKMSHLKTQYAFPTDSLTTRMGAFINDLHPTPAVCGLPKALSMKVIHEVEQHERSFYAGFVGRIQAHDIKLFVNIRSMKFVQDGVDLYLGGGITSGSEVKKEWQETELKAETMLNVIRKVNEV; from the coding sequence GTGGAAAAGGACGATCAATCGGAGCTGCTGAAATATTGTATTGCGCATTATATACCCTTTGCTATTTATAACTTACCCCATTCAGGTGAGGATGTTTTAGTGATATCCAAGAAAGTGATAGAAAAGGATTTGAATGATGTTTTTTCAAATGACGATACCTTTGTTATTGCTCCATTTTCGTTGCAGCAATCAAAAATAATATGTTTGAACATAGATCTTCAAATTACTTCTTCTAAGGTAAATAAGAGCGTTTGGGATGAAATAAAGCAGATTAGTGCTTGCCCTGAAACGAATAGTGTGGATTCTTTTTATGCCGATTATGTCGATTATACCCATCAGTTTTCTCGTTTGTATGAGTATATTGAATCGGGTGCAATTTCAAAAGCTATTTTATCCAGAATAAAGCGGTATAGTGCATTGGATAGAGAGAAGGCTTCAGCGTTTTATGATACCTTGAGTCAGACATACCCGGGAGCCTATACTTTTATGTTTTATACGCCACAAACTGGATTGTGGACCGGAGCGAGTCCTGAGATACTTTTTAAGGCAGAACAAGGACAGGGGACCACGGTTGCCCTTGCCGGTACTAGAAAAGATAATGGTCAAGTAAATCGTAATTGGGACAAAAAGGAAATGGATGAACAGCAGATTGTTACCGATTTTGTAACAGGTGTTTTGTCTAAATATGGAATTGAGAATGCCCAGGTCAAAGGACCCGAGACTATTGTGGCCGGAAAGATGTCACATCTAAAAACGCAATATGCTTTTCCCACAGATTCGTTGACGACTAGGATGGGCGCTTTTATTAATGACTTACATCCTACACCGGCAGTATGTGGATTGCCCAAAGCTCTATCCATGAAAGTGATTCATGAGGTTGAACAACATGAACGTTCTTTTTATGCCGGTTTCGTGGGGAGAATACAGGCTCATGATATCAAGTTGTTTGTTAATATAAGAAGTATGAAGTTTGTGCAGGATGGTGTAGATTTATATTTGGGAGGAGGAATTACATCCGGTTCAGAAGTAAAAAAAGAATGGCAGGAGACGGAGCTAAAAGCAGAAACGATGTTAAACGTTATCCGTAAGGTGAACGAAGTGTAA
- a CDS encoding nucleoid-associated protein, with amino-acid sequence MIDFSQATIDKMVVHQVGCRAEAEPMRFSKDLMHLQDDEIVSDVLLNYFFKPFKDDAYYNFFHPEDIRNNPVYSTSQMLFEDASKFYDSSVHLAEYLYENSNHPKIRGGEFYMAMFSNVVVDGELVNAIGIFKSENKEIFLKVYLKDQNFELGTQEGINIKKLDKGCLIFNTEQEQGYKICSIDNINKGNEARFWVDDFLGLQPREDNYYFTRNYMEMCRGFVDDVYNKDNEVARADQIDMLNKSMEFFNSKDNFNEANFEHEVIGQPEVIEAFKDYKESYQQESSVPLKEEFDISKSAVKGQKSTFKSILKLDKNFHVYIHGRRDYVERGYDQNKGLNYYTLYYEIES; translated from the coding sequence ATGATTGATTTTTCACAAGCTACCATCGACAAAATGGTGGTACACCAAGTGGGTTGCAGAGCAGAGGCAGAACCTATGCGCTTTTCAAAAGACTTGATGCATCTGCAGGACGATGAAATTGTTTCGGATGTATTACTGAACTATTTCTTCAAGCCATTTAAGGATGATGCTTATTATAATTTCTTTCATCCCGAAGATATTCGCAATAACCCGGTTTATTCCACAAGCCAAATGTTGTTTGAAGATGCTTCAAAGTTCTACGACTCATCTGTCCATTTGGCTGAGTATTTGTATGAGAACTCCAATCACCCCAAAATCCGGGGCGGTGAATTTTACATGGCTATGTTTAGTAATGTAGTGGTGGATGGAGAGTTGGTGAATGCCATAGGTATCTTTAAATCGGAAAATAAAGAAATCTTTTTGAAGGTTTACCTGAAAGACCAGAATTTTGAGCTAGGCACACAGGAGGGAATTAATATCAAGAAACTGGATAAAGGATGTTTGATCTTTAATACAGAACAGGAACAAGGTTATAAGATTTGCTCAATTGACAATATTAACAAAGGTAACGAAGCCCGCTTTTGGGTAGATGACTTTCTGGGACTTCAACCTCGGGAGGATAATTATTATTTTACCCGCAACTATATGGAGATGTGCCGAGGTTTTGTGGATGATGTGTATAATAAAGATAATGAGGTGGCTCGTGCCGATCAGATTGATATGCTGAACAAATCTATGGAGTTTTTTAATAGCAAAGATAATTTTAATGAGGCTAATTTTGAACATGAGGTGATTGGTCAGCCTGAAGTGATAGAGGCTTTTAAAGATTATAAAGAAAGTTATCAGCAAGAATCGAGTGTACCTTTAAAGGAGGAGTTTGATATATCAAAAAGTGCCGTTAAAGGCCAAAAAAGTACATTTAAATCCATTTTGAAGTTGGATAAAAATTTTCATGTGTACATTCATGGACGCAGAGATTATGTGGAACGAGGGTATGACCAAAATAAAGGACTGAATTACTATACCCTCTATTACGAAATAGAAAGCTAG